Proteins co-encoded in one Diaminobutyricimonas sp. LJ205 genomic window:
- a CDS encoding DUF4389 domain-containing protein, with product MIGILLTITGLGLLTGGIAATVIGARQGAADGYFTTRTETLTAGSYALTSPRLGFTADREAPRLPFDVARVRVAVESTTGDDVFIGLARRADVERYLQDVAHTEVTDIQTNPFRVDYREVPGADTPEEPDAQTFWEESASGAGEQEIAWSVEPGDWELVIMNADAARGVSVDVQAGIRSDLLVPIGAGIVISGIIALVLGIPLLVLGAIGIGRRVGRRPQPPGGPPVAGPPAPGLSSGVGVPPAAGMPPAAAGGPPAAGMPPAAGGPPAAGGPPLATVADENRRYPASLTGYLDPALSRWLWLVKWLLAIPHFILLFGLWIAFFITTIIAGFAILFTGRYPRSLFNFNVGVLRWNWRVTFYAYSALATDRYPPFTLSATDYPADFDVDYPERLSHGLVLVKWWLLAIPHYVIVAALVNTAGYWGGWGWWSGDNRWPDAAGRVGGISLLTALVLIAAVILLFSGRYRVRLFEFIMGINRWVYRTIVYASLMRDDYPPFRMDLGSTEPGVRPGTLQPSEPRL from the coding sequence GTGATCGGCATCCTGCTGACGATCACCGGACTGGGACTTCTCACCGGTGGCATCGCCGCCACTGTCATCGGCGCCCGGCAGGGGGCTGCCGATGGTTACTTCACCACGCGCACTGAGACCCTGACCGCCGGGTCGTATGCGCTCACCTCCCCGCGACTCGGGTTCACCGCCGACCGGGAAGCGCCGCGCCTGCCGTTCGATGTCGCCCGCGTGAGGGTCGCCGTCGAATCGACCACCGGTGACGACGTGTTCATCGGCCTCGCTCGTCGCGCCGATGTCGAGCGATACCTGCAGGATGTCGCGCACACCGAGGTCACCGACATCCAAACCAACCCGTTCCGAGTCGACTACCGGGAAGTTCCCGGAGCAGACACGCCTGAAGAGCCAGACGCGCAGACATTCTGGGAGGAATCCGCATCGGGCGCCGGCGAGCAGGAGATCGCGTGGTCGGTAGAGCCCGGTGATTGGGAACTCGTCATCATGAACGCCGACGCCGCCCGCGGCGTCTCGGTGGATGTGCAGGCCGGCATCCGAAGCGACCTGTTGGTGCCGATCGGCGCCGGGATCGTGATCAGCGGCATCATTGCCCTCGTCCTCGGCATCCCCCTACTCGTGCTCGGCGCGATCGGCATCGGCCGCCGAGTCGGCCGTCGGCCCCAGCCCCCTGGTGGACCGCCGGTCGCAGGCCCACCAGCACCTGGACTGTCGTCCGGCGTCGGCGTTCCTCCCGCTGCCGGGATGCCGCCGGCCGCCGCCGGTGGACCGCCCGCAGCCGGGATGCCGCCCGCAGCTGGCGGGCCACCCGCAGCTGGCGGACCGCCGCTCGCAACCGTTGCCGACGAGAACCGCCGCTACCCCGCCAGCCTCACCGGGTACCTCGACCCCGCCCTGTCCCGTTGGCTCTGGCTCGTGAAGTGGCTGCTCGCCATTCCGCACTTCATCCTGCTGTTCGGGCTCTGGATCGCCTTCTTCATCACCACGATCATCGCCGGCTTCGCCATCCTTTTCACCGGCCGCTACCCGCGCTCACTGTTCAACTTCAACGTCGGCGTGCTGCGATGGAACTGGCGGGTAACCTTCTACGCCTATTCCGCGCTGGCCACCGACCGGTACCCACCGTTCACGCTCTCCGCCACCGACTACCCCGCCGACTTCGACGTCGACTACCCCGAACGCCTCTCGCACGGGCTCGTCCTGGTCAAGTGGTGGCTGCTCGCCATCCCGCACTACGTGATCGTTGCGGCTCTCGTGAACACGGCCGGCTACTGGGGCGGCTGGGGCTGGTGGTCCGGTGACAATCGGTGGCCGGATGCCGCCGGCCGAGTCGGCGGAATCTCGCTACTCACCGCCCTGGTGCTGATCGCCGCTGTCATCCTGCTGTTCAGCGGGCGGTACCGGGTGCGTTTGTTCGAATTCATCATGGGCATCAACCGGTGGGTGTATCGGACGATCGTCTACGCGTCGCTGATGCGCGATGACTACCCGCCCTTCCGGATGGACCTCGGATCGACGGAACCCGGAGTTCGGCCAGGCACGCTGCAGCCCAGCGAGCCTCGGCTCTGA
- a CDS encoding carbohydrate kinase family protein: protein MTEHIVICGPVSWNHMVYLDRLPEPRPHMQFALEDFQTVGGTSAGKALHLAGLGHRVVCMTVVGDDEMSTSVRDTLTGAGVELAASVVPGPAERHLNLMTRTGERVSLYLSTPSPAPVDERRFAEVSIGAAAIVMDLSEASRALLPAAVAAGAPLWTDIHDYDGSAEFHAPFIEAASYVFMNADRLPDPHDFMRSRVEAGATAVICTLGARGAIAYDRDGFHQVDAVDTEVVDTNGAGDGFLAGYLDATLRGGGTDEALRAAAAQAAVALGTRHLHPVLET from the coding sequence GTGACCGAACACATCGTCATCTGCGGGCCCGTGTCCTGGAACCACATGGTCTACTTGGACCGGCTGCCGGAACCGCGGCCGCACATGCAGTTCGCGCTCGAGGATTTCCAGACCGTCGGCGGCACCTCCGCCGGCAAGGCGCTGCACCTGGCGGGACTCGGCCACCGCGTCGTCTGCATGACGGTGGTCGGCGATGACGAGATGTCAACGAGTGTGCGGGACACGCTTACCGGCGCAGGGGTTGAGCTGGCAGCATCCGTCGTTCCAGGCCCCGCCGAGCGGCACCTCAACCTGATGACCCGCACCGGCGAGCGGGTGTCGCTGTACCTGTCGACGCCTTCCCCCGCGCCGGTCGACGAACGGCGGTTCGCCGAGGTCAGCATTGGTGCCGCCGCGATCGTCATGGATCTGTCGGAGGCCTCCCGGGCGCTTCTTCCGGCTGCGGTTGCCGCTGGCGCTCCGCTGTGGACGGACATCCACGATTACGACGGGAGTGCCGAGTTCCACGCACCCTTCATCGAGGCAGCGTCTTACGTGTTCATGAACGCTGACCGACTGCCCGACCCGCACGACTTCATGCGGTCACGCGTCGAAGCCGGTGCAACAGCCGTCATCTGCACCCTCGGGGCGAGAGGGGCGATCGCCTACGACCGCGACGGCTTTCACCAGGTCGATGCGGTTGACACCGAGGTCGTGGATACCAACGGGGCCGGGGACGGATTCCTCGCGGGCTATCTGGATGCCACACTCCGCGGTGGAGGAACCGACGAAGCGCTCCGGGCGGCGGCCGCCCAGGCCGCAGTGGCCCTGGGGACGCGCCACCTGCATCCGGTTCTGGAAACCTGA
- a CDS encoding DUF2975 domain-containing protein, which yields MKLDLPVVVLRLFLAALFAFLVVMQLFSLPGDFAHQAQQALPEFAHVSWLLLVFTELEALCVQVIIVCTWMLLGMVKKDRIFSPKSLGWVNGIVWSFVVGWGLLVALAGYLTAFIYFTPEIRDPGVPILLFGMVLFGAVLVLLMVILRALLRQATTLQSDMEEVI from the coding sequence ATGAAGCTTGATCTGCCCGTCGTTGTCCTCCGGCTGTTCCTCGCGGCGCTCTTCGCCTTCCTGGTTGTGATGCAGTTGTTCAGCCTGCCGGGGGACTTCGCTCATCAGGCGCAGCAGGCGCTGCCCGAGTTCGCGCACGTGAGCTGGCTGCTCCTGGTGTTCACCGAACTCGAGGCGTTGTGCGTGCAGGTCATCATCGTCTGCACCTGGATGCTGCTCGGGATGGTCAAGAAAGATCGGATCTTCAGCCCGAAGTCGCTCGGCTGGGTGAACGGAATCGTCTGGTCATTTGTAGTCGGGTGGGGGCTGTTGGTGGCGCTGGCCGGTTACCTCACCGCATTCATCTACTTCACGCCCGAAATCCGCGATCCTGGCGTGCCGATCCTGCTCTTCGGGATGGTGCTGTTCGGGGCAGTGCTGGTGCTGTTGATGGTCATCCTGCGTGCCCTGTTGCGTCAGGCGACGACGCTGCAATCCGACATGGAAGAGGTCATCTGA
- a CDS encoding helix-turn-helix transcriptional regulator, translating to MPIVVRIDVELAKRKMSVGEFAERVGLTPANVAVLKNGRAKAVRFSTLEAMCQVLDCQPGDLLEWVPEEA from the coding sequence ATGCCCATCGTCGTGCGCATCGACGTTGAGCTGGCGAAACGCAAGATGAGCGTGGGGGAGTTCGCCGAACGCGTCGGACTCACCCCGGCGAACGTGGCGGTGCTGAAGAACGGCCGTGCCAAGGCGGTGCGTTTCAGCACCTTGGAAGCGATGTGCCAGGTGCTCGACTGCCAGCCCGGCGACCTGCTCGAGTGGGTACCGGAGGAAGCGTGA